GAGACGAACTGACGTGTTCGAGCCGGACGCCGACGTCCAGGCACGCATCGCCGCGCTGAGCGATCTCGAGCTACTTCACCTCGTGGCGGGTGACGGGCCGGCGCTCCAGGGCAACCTCGCCATGGCCAAGCGCTACAACGCCGAGCCCATCGAGGCCGGCCGCCTCGACCGCCGCGGGATCGAGGGCATCCGCTTCACCGACGGCCCGCGCGGCGTGGTCATGGGGCGCTCCACCGCCTTCCCCGTGCCCATGGCCCGTGGCGCCGCCTTCGACCCGGATCTCGAAGAGCGCATCGGCGATGCCATCGGCGTCGAGGCCCGCGTCCAAGGGGCGAACTTCTTCGGCGGCGTGTGCATCAACCTCCTCCGCCACCCGGCCTGGGGACGCGCCCAGGAGACCTACGGCGAGGACTCACACCTCCTCGGCGAGATGGGAGCGGCGCTGGTGCGGGGCACCCAGCGCCACGTGATGGCGTGCATCAAGCACTACGCCTGCAACTCGATGGAGAACTCGCGGTTCTGGGTCGACGTGAAGATCGACGAGGCCGATCTGCGCGACCTCTACCTGCCGCACTTCCAGAAGTGCGTGGACGAGGGCGCCGCATCGGTCATGTCCGCCTACAACAAGGTGAACGGCGAGTGGTGCGGCGGCCACCACCACCTGCTCACCGAGGTGCTGAAGGGCGATTGGGACTTCGACGGCTTCGTGGTCTCGGACTTCACCTTCGGCGTGCGCGGGAGCGCCCTCGCCTGCTTCGAGGCCGGCCTCGACGTCGAGATGCCCTTCGGGTGGCGCTTCAAGAACCTGGGCCGGGCGCTCCGGGGCGGTCGCCTCGACCGCGCCCGCCTGGTCGACGCCGCCGGCCGCCTGCTCCACCAGCAGGACCGGCAGGCCGCACGGGGAGAGCCCGAGCGGTACGTCGCCGAGTCGGTGGCCTCCCCCGCGCACCGGGCGCTGGCCCGTGAGGCGGCGGTCGCCGGCACCGTGCTGCTCCAGAACGACGGGCTCCTGCCCCTCGACCTGAGCCGGATCACCTCGGTCGCGGTCATCGGCAAGCTGGCCACCATCGCCAACACCGGCGACCTCGGCTCCAGCCGGGTGCGGGCCCCCGAGGTGGTCACCCTGCTCGACGGCCTGCGCGGCGCCGGCGAGCGCCATGGCGTGACCATCGAGCATGACGACGGGTCGGACCTCGA
Above is a window of Acidimicrobiales bacterium DNA encoding:
- a CDS encoding glycoside hydrolase family 3 C-terminal domain-containing protein; this translates as MFEPDADVQARIAALSDLELLHLVAGDGPALQGNLAMAKRYNAEPIEAGRLDRRGIEGIRFTDGPRGVVMGRSTAFPVPMARGAAFDPDLEERIGDAIGVEARVQGANFFGGVCINLLRHPAWGRAQETYGEDSHLLGEMGAALVRGTQRHVMACIKHYACNSMENSRFWVDVKIDEADLRDLYLPHFQKCVDEGAASVMSAYNKVNGEWCGGHHHLLTEVLKGDWDFDGFVVSDFTFGVRGSALACFEAGLDVEMPFGWRFKNLGRALRGGRLDRARLVDAAGRLLHQQDRQAARGEPERYVAESVASPAHRALAREAAVAGTVLLQNDGLLPLDLSRITSVAVIGKLATIANTGDLGSSRVRAPEVVTLLDGLRGAGERHGVTIEHDDGSDLDAAAALAERCDVVVLAVGNTFRDEGEWIGKDGGDRKRLTLRPADEALVQRVARANARTAVVLYGGSVFVTEAWRTQVGAMVMAWYAGMEGGAAVADVLFGDEVPGGRLPCSWPVSAADLPPFKRFTRKIVYGPLHGYRKFEADGTHPAFAFGHGLGYTTIEWGEPEVAGGEVRVALTNTGDRPGVEVVQLYRSEALGTEPRALRTLRGFTKVRLAPGETLTATVPLPDDGAAGVLWLGPSAEPAHLVALDG